The following are from one region of the Magallana gigas chromosome 6, xbMagGiga1.1, whole genome shotgun sequence genome:
- the LOC136269590 gene encoding fibroleukin-like: MKSMLEKSDWDHKDTALSIHGPMTLDIQSSFKLKEGQVFLKSRVHSRYKDCADIKKHRPMSGVYTIYPTPGTNKTVFCDMTTEGGGWTVIQRRIDGETNFFRNWKDYKKGFGHPEHEYWLGNDAIHELTKDKKQILRIDLVKFSKEKAHAIYSSFFVGNEASKYKLTLGSFNGTKGLGDSLGKSSNNMYFSTTDNDNDNDKSNCAEVYKTAGWFSSCFRTNLNGPYKKDSNQDAKELSWYDWGSTWRSLKSAKMMIQPM, encoded by the exons ATGAAGTCCATGTTGGAGAAATCTGACTGGGACCACAAGGACACAGCATTGTCCATTCACGGTCCAATGACTCTAGATATCCAATCCAGCTTTAAACTGAAGGAGGGACAAGTCTTCTTAAAATCAc GGGTCCATAGCAGATACAAGGACTGTGCTGACATAAAGAAACACAGACCGATGAGTGGAGTTTACACAATTTACCCAACCCCGGGAACAAACAAGACAGTGTTCTGTGACATGACAACTGAGGGAGGGGGGTGGACG GTAATACAAAGGAGAATTGACGGGGAAACAAACTTCTTCAGAAACTGGAAAGATTACAAAAAAGGGTTTGGTCACCCTGAACACGAGTATTGGTTGG GAAATGATGCCATTCATGaattaacaaaagataagaaacAAATTCTAAGAATTGACTTagtgaaattttcaaaagaaaaagcCCACGCAATATATTCGTCTTTTTTCGTTGGTAACGAGGCTAGCAAGTACAAACTGACGCTTGGAAGTTTCAACGGAACCAAAGGTTTAG gcGATAGTTTGGGAAAGTCTAGCAACAACATGTACTTCAGTACTACAGATAATGATAATGACAACGACAAAAGCAACTGTGCAGAGGTCTACAAAACTGCAGGATGGTTTAGCAGTTGTTTTCGTACCAATCTGAATGGGCCGTACAAAAAAGACTCGAACCAGGATGCAAAGGAATTATCTTGGTACGACTGGGGATCCACATGGAGATCGCTGAAGTCGGCTAAAATGATGATTCAGCCaatgtaa
- the LOC136276081 gene encoding ryncolin-1-like, translated as MKSMLDRSDWDHKETALSIHGPMTLDIQSSFKLKEGQVFLKSRIHSRHKDCANIKKHRPLSRDGVYTIYPTPETNKTVFCDMTTDGGGWTVIQRRTDGETNFYRNWKDYKKGFGHAEHEYWLGNDAIHELTKDKKQILRIDLMKFSRKKGHATYSSFFVDNEANKYRLTLGSFNGTKGVGDSLSGQSNNMYFSTMNSDNDNRKGNCAEIYKTAGWFNNCFSTNLNANDNYWGTKTGKLIFPNQEFLIRFTLHTHLNPKLGKMGKLRSLISEKSIAAVKFIIDRWNSNGKPDSKNSIHSTG; from the exons ATGAAGTCCATGTTAGATAGATCTGACTGGGACCACAAGGAGACAGCTCTGTCCATTCACGGTCCAATGACTCTAGATATCCAATCCAGCTTTAAACTGAAGGAGGGACAAGTCTTCCTAAAATCAC GGATTCATAGCAGACACAAGGACTGTGCAAATATAAAGAAACACAGGCCGTTGAGTAGAGATGGAGTGTACACAATTTACCCAACCCCGGAGACAAACAAGACAGTGTTCTGTGACATGACCACTGATGGAGGGGGGTGGACG GTAATTCAAAGGAGAACAGACGGAGAAACAAATTTCTACAGAAACTGGAAAGATTACAAAAAAGGATTTGGTCACGCTGAACATGAATACTGGTTGG GGAATGACGCCATTCATGaattaacaaaagataagaaacAGATTCTTAGAATTGACTTGATGAAATTTTCGAGAAAGAAAGGTCATGCGACATattcgtcattttttgttgataacGAGGCTAACAAGTACAGACTGACGCTCGGAAGTTTTAACGGAACCAAAGGTGTTG GCGATAGTTTGAGCGGGCAAAGCAACAACATGTACTTCAGTACTATGAATAGTGATAATGACAACCGCAAAGGAAACTGTGCAGAGATCTACAAAACTGCAGGATGGTTCAATAACTGTTTCAGTACCAATCTGAATG CTAATGACAATTACTGGGGGACAAAAACTGGAAAACTCATCTTCCCAAATCAAGAGTTTCTGATCCGCTTCACTTTACATACACATTTAAACCCTAAACTTGGGAAGATGGGAAAGCTTAGATCACTTATAAGTGAGAAATCAATCGCAGCAGTGAAATTCATCATTGACAGATGGAATAGTAACGGTAAACCAGATAGCAAAAATAGTATTCATTCCACCGGGTag
- the LOC136276631 gene encoding ryncolin-1-like — translation MKSMLEKSDWDHKDTALSIHGPMTLDIQSSFKLKEGQVFLKSRVHSRHKDCADIKKHRPMSRDGVYTIYPAPGTNKTVFCDMTTDGGGWTVIQKRIDGETNFFRKWKDYKKGFGHAENEYWLGNDAIHELTKDKKQILRIDLMKFSGERAHAVYSQFFVDNEANKYKMTLGSFNGTKGLGDSLRHSNNAYFNTKDKDNDSDKRNCAEIFKTAGWFNAGCFNTNLNGEYRKDSQNNGRELNWYHWGSTWRSLKSAKMMIRPM, via the exons ATGAAGTCCATGTTGGAGAAATCCGACTGGGACCACAAGGACACAGCACTGTCCATTCACGGTCCAATGACTCTAGATATCCAATCCAGCTTTAAACTAAAGGAGGGACAAGTCTTCCTTAAATCAC GGGTCCATAGCAGACACAAGGACTGTGCTGACATAAAGAAACACAGACCGATGAGTAGAGATGGAGTGTACACAATTTACCCAGCCCCGGGGACAAACAAGACAGTGTTCTGTGACATGACCACTGATGGAGGGGGGTGGACG GTTATACAAAAGAGAATTGATGGGGAAACAAACTTCTTCAGAAAGTGGAAAGATTACAAAAAAGGGTTTGGTCACGCTGAAAACGAGTACTGGTTGG GAAATGACGCCATTCATGAATTGACAAAAGATAAGAAACAAATTCTTagaattgatttgatgaaattttctggaGAGAGGGCCCATGCAGTTTATTCGCAATTTTTTGTGGATAACGAGGCTAACAAGTATAAAATGACGCTTGGGAGTTTCAATGGAACAAAAGGTTTAG GCGATAGTCTAAGACATTCTAACAACGCGTACTTTAATACTAAGGATAAAGATAATGACAGCGACAAAAGAAACTGTGCAGAAATCTTCAAAACAGCAGGGTGGTTCAATGCTGGGTGTTTCAATACCAATTTGAATGGGGAGTACCGAAAAGACTCCCAGAACAATGGCAGAGAATTAAATTGGTACCATTGGGGAAGCACGTGGAGGTCGCTGAAGTCTGCGAAAATGATGATACGGCCAATGTAA